One Acidimicrobiia bacterium DNA segment encodes these proteins:
- a CDS encoding chemotaxis response regulator protein-glutamate methylesterase — MGLHPNRRAKVLITDDAVVVRRLVSDVLAKVPTIDVVGTAANGKIALQKIEQLQPDLVILDIEMPVMDGIETLVAIRGQYPNLPVIMFSTLTERGTAVTLEALMRGANDYVTKPANVGSVTAAIELVRDELVPRILALTGLPDANEPPPVSPERGRRLSPQVDRAMQAELHRSRRDVISDATTAPPAPSRRPPRDSPRASAATNSPNPARRGGVGPTQAAATPREVRAARPQGLANRVDVVTIGISTGGPNALAELLPQLPLNMPVPIVIVQHMPPMFTKLLAERLNANAAIEVVEAKSGDVLQPGKCWIAPGDFHLEVGSTASGSKVLTLNSGPKENSCRPAADVLFRSVAKIYGVNALAVVMTGMGRDGMRGSQAILDAGGQVIAQDQASSVVWGMPGAVVEGGITTEVYSLTNLPNEIMQRVSFGRVMREAAPGDGRPGR, encoded by the coding sequence GTGGGTTTACATCCGAACCGCCGGGCAAAGGTTCTTATTACTGATGATGCGGTGGTGGTGCGACGCTTAGTTTCTGATGTGCTGGCCAAGGTGCCAACTATTGATGTGGTTGGCACCGCCGCCAACGGCAAAATTGCACTTCAAAAAATAGAGCAGCTACAACCGGATTTGGTTATTTTAGATATTGAAATGCCGGTTATGGATGGTATTGAAACCCTGGTTGCGATTCGGGGTCAATACCCAAACCTGCCGGTTATAATGTTCAGCACCCTTACTGAACGTGGTACCGCGGTCACTTTAGAAGCGTTAATGCGAGGTGCTAATGACTATGTCACTAAACCCGCCAATGTCGGCAGTGTTACCGCGGCTATCGAACTGGTTCGAGATGAGCTAGTACCTCGAATCTTGGCCCTTACGGGGTTGCCTGATGCCAACGAACCTCCGCCGGTGTCCCCAGAGCGTGGACGTCGTTTGTCACCCCAGGTTGATCGGGCTATGCAAGCCGAGCTGCATCGAAGTCGCCGGGATGTGATATCAGATGCCACCACGGCACCACCGGCACCAAGCAGGCGACCACCTCGTGATTCTCCGAGAGCATCAGCGGCCACAAATTCACCAAACCCGGCCCGACGAGGTGGTGTAGGCCCTACTCAGGCGGCAGCCACGCCACGCGAAGTTCGTGCAGCTCGCCCCCAGGGTTTAGCCAATCGGGTAGATGTGGTCACCATTGGCATCTCAACGGGGGGACCGAATGCCCTAGCCGAGTTGCTGCCACAGTTACCGCTGAACATGCCAGTGCCAATTGTGATCGTTCAGCACATGCCGCCCATGTTCACTAAGTTGCTAGCCGAACGCCTCAACGCCAACGCTGCCATCGAGGTGGTTGAAGCCAAATCAGGTGACGTTTTGCAGCCGGGTAAATGTTGGATTGCCCCTGGCGATTTTCATCTTGAGGTGGGAAGTACGGCTTCGGGTAGCAAGGTTCTAACTTTGAACAGTGGCCCCAAAGAGAACTCTTGTCGACCGGCTGCTGATGTGTTGTTCAGATCGGTCGCCAAGATTTATGGTGTGAATGCGCTGGCGGTAGTAATGACTGGTATGGGCCGTGATGGCATGCGCGGCTCCCAAGCAATTCTAGATGCCGGTGGCCAAGTGATCGCCCAAGATCAAGCCTCCAGCGTGGTGTGGGGTATGCCGGGGGCGGTAGTTGAAGGTGGCATTACAACTGAGGTTTACAGTCTCACTAATCTGCCTAATGAGATTATGCAGAGAGTTTCTTTCGGCCGCGTGATGCGGGAAGCAGCGCCTGGTGATGGGAGGCCAGGGCGTTGA
- a CDS encoding protein-glutamate O-methyltransferase CheR — protein MSAVSQADFQYVRELVYTSAALVVESGKGYLVESRLRPVAQAAGFKDVGAMVAKLRYEPYSRLHHEVVQAMTTNETSWFRDLHPYEALKSTVIPDLVRRRSVEQSITLWSAACSSGQEPYSVAMVLRDSFPELTNWRVSILASDLAESVVNKAREGRYSQLEVSRGLPPNLMARYFTNDGTQWVIKDELRKMVRFGVINLIGPWTEVPNVDIVMLRNVMIYFDIPTKQKILSRVKKIMRPDGYLFLGNAETTLNIDDSFVRVNPTRAGIYQLRSHVEGQAK, from the coding sequence TTGAGTGCTGTTAGCCAGGCCGATTTTCAATATGTAAGAGAACTGGTTTATACCTCGGCAGCTTTGGTGGTGGAGTCGGGCAAAGGTTATTTGGTGGAAAGCCGCCTGCGACCAGTGGCTCAAGCCGCTGGTTTCAAAGATGTTGGCGCCATGGTGGCCAAACTTCGGTATGAGCCTTATAGCCGTTTGCATCACGAGGTGGTGCAAGCCATGACCACCAATGAAACATCGTGGTTTCGCGATCTTCACCCGTATGAGGCTTTGAAATCTACGGTTATTCCCGACCTGGTTCGTCGACGCTCGGTGGAGCAATCTATCACCTTGTGGTCAGCGGCATGTTCGAGCGGGCAAGAGCCCTACAGCGTGGCCATGGTTTTACGCGATAGTTTCCCTGAACTAACTAATTGGCGTGTAAGTATTTTGGCTAGTGATTTAGCAGAATCGGTGGTTAATAAAGCGCGAGAAGGGCGTTATTCGCAATTAGAAGTAAGCCGTGGCTTACCACCTAATTTGATGGCTCGCTACTTCACCAATGATGGTACGCAGTGGGTAATTAAAGATGAACTGCGGAAAATGGTCCGCTTTGGGGTAATTAATCTGATTGGGCCTTGGACCGAAGTCCCTAATGTTGACATTGTTATGTTACGAAATGTCATGATTTACTTCGATATTCCAACAAAACAGAAGATTTTGTCTCGGGTTAAGAAAATTATGCGGCCCGATGGTTATTTATTCCTCGGGAATGCCGAAACTACATTGAACATTGATGATTCTTTTGTTCGGGTTAATCCAACGCGAGCAGGAATCTATCAGCTTCGATCTCATGTAGAAGGGCAGGCTAAATGA
- a CDS encoding chemotaxis protein CheX — protein sequence MSVSADDITQIAVEIWESMLGLDAVVVENPLAYEGREVRSAVQINGSWQGAFMIETPMAGAVSFTAAMLGYEDGEEPPESEVHDVIGELANMGGGNVKALIGGETRLSLPTVAVGERLDMNVMGATELVRVNFLADDQPFSCVVVSINGGS from the coding sequence ATGAGTGTTAGCGCCGATGACATAACCCAAATAGCAGTTGAAATTTGGGAGTCGATGCTAGGTCTTGACGCTGTAGTGGTGGAAAATCCTCTGGCCTATGAGGGGCGTGAAGTTCGCTCGGCGGTGCAGATAAACGGTAGCTGGCAAGGTGCTTTCATGATTGAAACCCCAATGGCGGGAGCGGTTAGCTTTACCGCTGCCATGTTGGGTTACGAAGATGGGGAAGAACCTCCTGAGAGCGAAGTTCACGATGTGATTGGTGAGCTGGCCAACATGGGCGGTGGCAACGTGAAGGCTTTGATCGGCGGTGAAACTCGGCTGTCGCTGCCGACAGTGGCGGTAGGGGAGCGACTAGATATGAATGTGATGGGCGCTACCGAGCTGGTGAGGGTCAACTTTTTAGCCGACGACCAGCCTTTTAGCTGTGTGGTGGTATCGATTAACGGTGGCAGCTGA